From Desulfobacteraceae bacterium, a single genomic window includes:
- the aat gene encoding leucyl/phenylalanyl-tRNA--protein transferase, with protein sequence MPVFLLSQKLIFPPPRLARRDGLLAIGGDLRPERLLLAYRMGIFPWFTAGEPILWWSPDPRLVLYPGELRLSRSLRRSIRRGVYRVTADRAFERVIRECAVVRLERGEPTWIVEEMATAYCRLHQDGYGHSIEVWQKRRLVGGLYGVSLGGCFFGESMFSRARDASKVGLVALVDFIRKHRFTIIDCQVTTAHLLSLGAREVPRDRFLSDLQKALAAPTLRGPWRLEAPQGGAF encoded by the coding sequence ATGCCGGTCTTCCTGCTCTCGCAAAAGCTGATCTTTCCCCCGCCGCGGCTGGCACGACGGGACGGGCTGCTGGCCATCGGCGGCGACCTTCGCCCGGAGCGGCTGCTGTTGGCCTACCGGATGGGGATATTTCCGTGGTTTACGGCCGGCGAGCCGATTCTGTGGTGGTCGCCCGACCCGCGCCTGGTGCTTTACCCCGGGGAGCTCCGGCTGTCGCGTTCGTTGCGGCGCAGCATCAGGCGCGGGGTTTACCGGGTCACCGCCGACCGGGCCTTTGAGCGCGTCATCCGCGAGTGCGCCGTGGTGCGCCTGGAAAGGGGCGAGCCCACCTGGATCGTGGAGGAGATGGCCACCGCTTACTGCCGCCTGCACCAGGACGGTTACGGCCATTCCATCGAGGTCTGGCAAAAGCGGCGGCTGGTGGGCGGTCTTTACGGGGTCTCCCTGGGGGGCTGCTTTTTCGGTGAATCGATGTTTTCCCGGGCGCGTGACGCCTCCAAAGTCGGCCTGGTGGCCCTGGTCGACTTTATCCGCAAGCATCGGTTCACGATCATCGACTGCCAGGTGACCACCGCCCACCTGCTGTCGCTGGGGGCCCGCGAGGTACCCCGCGACCGTTTTTTAAGCGACCTGCAAAAGGCCCTGGCCGCCCCGACCCTGCGGGGTCCCTGGCGCCTGGAGGCCCCGCAGGGCGGCGCTTTCTGA